One segment of Castanea sativa cultivar Marrone di Chiusa Pesio chromosome 3, ASM4071231v1 DNA contains the following:
- the LOC142628285 gene encoding phosphate transporter PHO1 homolog 3-like isoform X2: MKFGKEFTAQMVPEWQEAYMDYNQLKSLLKEIQRFKQRTKPPATPAGLKRKLALYRAFSGLTQRYNNPTSPSSASDEIESQAILVNSVNHGGSQSYQTTFLMSSDEGGEYEFVYFRRLDDEFNKVNKFYKAKVEEVMKEAAMLNKQMDALIAFRIKVENPQGWFDRSVEMTRLASDVAASAAAVAASTPKGARASRRVPMSMDVIEEGPSSHGPSSDESSDDKDDKENEIVNQMVHEQRIKNMKGTRPTPLEILSHVKMNNTLETPRSTIKGFLNYPVQTELNFTSKNLRKVEDQLKRAFVEFYQKLRLLKNYSFLNTLAFSKIMKKYDKITSRNASKSYMKIVDNSNLGNSDEIAKLMERVEVTFIKHFSNSNHTKGMKILRPQAMRETHRTTFSTGFLAGCSVALILALILIVRARKFMGKPEATQYMNTMFPLYSLFGFIVLHLIMFSANIFFWRLYRVNYPFIFGFKQGTELGYREVFLLSFGLAMLALASVLLNLDMEMDPKTKNYGTYSEILPLTLVFLVFIILFCPLNIIYRSNRFFFLTCLFHCICAPLYKVTLPDFFLADQFTSQVQALRSFEFYICYYGWGYFQHRENRCEESEVYNTFLFIVAVIPYWSRILQCLRRLFEEKDPMQGYNGIKYFLTIVAIILRTAYSLNKGMNWKTLAGIFSAIAAIVATYWDLVIDWGLLQRRSKNRWLRDKLLVPHKSVYFGAMVLNVLLRFAWMQTVLGFQVSFLNKNSLIAIVASLEIIRRGIWNFFRLENEHLNNVGKYRAFKSVPLPFNYDDNEDKDE; this comes from the exons ATGAAATTTGGGAAGGAATTCACAGCACAAATGGTGCCTGAATGGCAAGAAGCATACATGGATTACAATCAACTTAAATCCCTTTTGAAAGAAATCCAACGCTTCAAGCAAAGAACCAAGCCACCAGCAACCCCAGCTGGCCTTAAACGAAAGCTCGCACTTTACAGAGCTTTTAGTGGCTTAACACAAAGATACAACAACCCCACAAGCCCATCATCCGCTTCTGATGAAATTGAAAGCCAAGCCATCCTTGTCAATTCTGTGAACCATGGTGGCTCACAAAGTTATCAAACTACGTTTCTCATGTCCTCCGATGAAGGTGGTGAATATGAATTTGTTTACTTTAGGAGGCTTGACGATGAATTCAATAAAGTGAACAAGTTTTACAAGGCTAAAGTGGAGGAGGTGATGAAGGAAGCAGCTATGTTGAACAAACAAATGGATGCTTTGATTGCTTTTAGGATTAAAGTGGAGAATCCTCAAGGGTGGTTTGATAGGTCTGTGGAGATGACTCGTCTTGCTTCTGATGTTGCTGCTTCAGCAGCTGCAGTGGCTGCATCTACACCAAAAGGAGCCAGAGCAAGTA GAAGAGTTCCCATGTCCATGGATGTAATTGAAGAGGGTCCGAGCAGCCATGGACCATCATCAGATGAATCAAGTGATGACAAAGATGACAAAGAGAATGAAATTGTCAACCAAATGGTTCATGAACAGAGGATAAAGAACATGAAGGGAACTAGACCAACTCCTCTTGAAATACTTAGCCATGTGAAAATGAACAACACTCTAGAGACTCCTCGTTCAACCATTAAGGGCTTCCTCAATTACCCCGTGCAGACAGAGCTGAATTTCACTagtaaaaatttgagaaaagttGAAGATCAACTTAAGCGAGCTTTTGTTGAATTTTACCAGAAGCTTAGGCTTCTAAAGAACTACAG CTTCTTAAACACACTGGCATTTTCAAAGATCATGAAGAAATATGATAAG ATCACTTCAAGGAATGCATCAAAATCTTACATGAAAATCGTGGATAATTCCAACCTTGGCAATTCTGATGAG ATTGCCAAACTTATGGAAAGGGTTGAAGTTACATTCATCAAACATTTCTCCAATTCTAACCACACCAAAGGCATGAAAATCTTAAGACCCCAGGCAATGAGAGAAACACATAGGACAACATTTTCCACAG GTTTTTTGGCTGGCTGCTCAGTAGCTCTGATATTAGCCCTTATTTTAATTGTTCGTGCCCGCAAATTCATGGGTAAGCCAGAGGCAACACAGTACATGAACACCATGTTTCCTCTTTACAG CTTGTTTGGCTTTATAGTTCTGCACTTGATTATGTTTTCTGCCAATATATTCTTCTGGAGGCTATACCGGGTCAATTATCCCTTCATATTTGGATTCAAGCAAGGAACCGAGTTGGGGTATCGAGAAGTTTTCCTCCTCAGTTTTGGTCTTGCAATGTTAGCACTAGCCAGTGTGCTCTTAAACCTTGACATGGAGATggatccaaaaacaaaaaattatggaacATACTCCGAAATTCTGCCTTTGACCTTGGTTTTT CTTGTGTTCATCATATTATTTTGCCCATTAAACATCATTTATCGCTCAAATCGTTTCTTCTTCCTTACATGTCTCTTTCACTGTATATGTGCTCCTTTGTACAAG gtGACACTCCCAGATTTCTTCTTGGCAGATCAGTTCACTAGCCAG GTGCAAGCCTTGAGAAGTTTTGAGTTTTACATTTGTTACTATGGTTGGGGCTACTTCCAACACAGAGAAAATAGGTGTGAAGAAAGCGAAGTATACAATACTTTCCTTTTCATTGTTGCAGTAATTCCATACTGGTCTCGAATCCTTCAG TGTCTTAGGCGCTTGTTTGAAGAGAAAGATCCTATGCAAGGATATAATGGCATTAAGTATTTTCTGACTATTGTGGCTATTATCTTGAGGACTGCTTACAGTCTTAACAAGGGAATGAATTGGAAAACATTAGCCGGGATTTTCTCAGCCATTGCAGCAATTGTTGCTACATACTGGGACCTTGTTATAGATTGGGGGCTTCTTCAACGTCGATCTAAGAACCGCTGGTTGAGAGACAAGCTCTTAGTCCCTCACAAAAGTGTATATTTTGGAGCAATG GTGTTGAATGTGTTGCTGAGGTTTGCATGGATGCAGACTGTATTGGGTTTCCAAGTGtctttcttaaataaaaattccttaaTAGCCATTGTAGCTAGCCTAGAGATCATTCGCCGTGGCATATGGAATTTCTTCAG ATTGGAGAATGAACATTTGAACAATGTTGGCAAGTACCGAGCTTTCAAGTCTGTGCCACTACCCTTCAACTATGATGATAATGAAGATAAAGATGAATAG